A region from the Tachyglossus aculeatus isolate mTacAcu1 chromosome 5, mTacAcu1.pri, whole genome shotgun sequence genome encodes:
- the LOC119928896 gene encoding protein transport protein SEC31-like: MPGSYQGGSIRPLPRSQRNRAPSPGGPRSSKNPGHLISLDLGAYPPGPTLSDSPLPTLGPPRRRGSGSTGPSIPAPCLHHSVHPSHLSCTIGAHSGGGPGRGSFLTRPTSTGPRSRRPSNDTESPESPNLRGRLPRTSYRGSHPTPDASHPNVLSWPGSTTCVVGAQGHAAHLDRPKCTKSLARPAATEPLVARQTRRPPKHQRDFWTVEGRLEGGTPNPLQCLPKFLAMARTIWSPPVLEPANSVWW, from the coding sequence ATGCCCGGAAGCTACCAGGGCGGTTCAATCAGACCACTCCCCAGGAGCCAACGCAACCGAGCCCCCAGCCCAGGCGGACCCCGCAGCTCCAAGAACCCGGGCCACCTCATCAGCCTCGACCTTGGGGCCTACCCTCCAGGCCCCACCCTCTCGGactcccctctgcccaccctcgGCCCACCCCGCAGGAGGGGCTCTGGCTCGACCGGCCCATCCATCCCAGCGCCCTGCCTGCACCACTCGGTCCACCCGTCTCACCTGAGCTGCACCATCGGAGCTCATTCCGGGGGTGGCCCCGGCCGCGGCAGCTTTCTGACCCGTCCGACCAGCACCGGCCCACGGAGCCGGAGGCCCAGCAACGACACCGAGTCTCCGGAGAGCCCAAACCTCCGTGGCCGGCTTCCCAGGACGAGCTACAGgggctcccaccccacccccgatgCCAGCCACCCCAACGTCCTCAGCTGGCCAGGGAGCACTACCTGCGTCGTCGGAGCTCAGGGCCATGCCGCCCACCTGGATCGTCCAAAATGCACCAAGTCCCTGGCCCGCCCCGCCGCCACAGAGCCTTTGGTGGCCCGCCAGACCAGGCGTCCCCCAAAGCACCAAAGGGACTTCTGGACAGTGGAGGGCAGGTTGGAGGGTGGAACCCCTAACCCGCTACAGTGCTTGCCCAAATTTCTGGCCATGGCCCGGACGATTTGGTCCCCACCGGTCCTGGAACCAGCCAACTCCGTGTGGTGGTGA